From Corticium candelabrum chromosome 9, ooCorCand1.1, whole genome shotgun sequence:
GTCTTGATTCAAAACAGTCAACCTGTATACAATATTGTTATTACAAACAGATCAGCAGTCAATGATGTGATATACCAATTCCCGCTCGAGACGATCAGTTCCAAGATATAAAGCTGCCATAACAATTCTTCTCTCAGATTTCAAAATACCAGCCTGCAAATATCAGGAAAACCATTACtcaatataattaaatatgcTAACAttgacatttcattttaaccaTCTACATCAAATATTAAACACCATCTGTTGTGTACACTCTAAGTAAATggtcgacgcgacgcgacgttcgacggacgcgacgcgacgcgtcgaaatagaaccaagttctatttgagcgtcgaaccgGAAGCTGTTCACGTCGTGTCGaaagtagcaccttgatctcgaccaatcacagccaactataaatgcacgtgtggctttcgtgagcaatgattattgatttcggcgctgtactcgacgttgagcggtctatagattgtgtatggagctgtccttgcttgtggatgatcaactgcaagatgtacaaagacctgcgtgcaAGGGAGAACGcgtagaaattgattttgagcaagctgggggttccggcagagttctgctagtagaaaatcgaagcgcgagtggtcagttcaataattcaggcggcgacgtctacggcgcgctgaatCGTATAATTTGCGAATGGTACGACGCGGGTGACGCGaacgtgccactcccacgcaagacaacgtgccactacgcacgcgacgcgacgctcaagcgtccccatattgtaaatccagctttacaCCTTGTCTCGCACATATCGTGCTTTGCCTTTCCTATCCTTCTGCCAAAACATCATAAAAAAGAAATGGTTATTTGAGAATATAGTAGACATACTTGTCTGCTGCTTCAGTTAGACTGTATCAGTAATACTTTGTCTTAGCTCATGTTccacaacaagcaaatgaaaaaatattaaaataaaacaaaagatTAATATGAACTAGTAAAGCTAGTGACCATCCGATCATTATCTAACTATAGATGTAGATACCTGTTGCTTTGAGTTCTCAATCTTTACAAATTTCGGTTAGAAGACTGTTCTGATACTAATAGGTTTACTTGACAAATCTTTGAACTCATGTCCAACATGCAAATTACTTGACAGTCTACTAAGATCCAAACGACTTCTCGCGACAGATTAGAGACACGGGCATGTGTATGCTAGTCAAGAGAGTGCCGCCTACCTTCAAAGTGTCGTAGAATTGACACGGTTCGTGAAGTACTGAGATATTTGAAGACTTGACAGGAAAAATGGGTGCATGACGAGCCAGGTCAATGAGCAGAGTGTCTGCAGAAATGGCCTCTGTAGATCCCATGAACATTCGAGTCGAAAAGTCACATGACAAGCAGTGGAGTAGATTCACACGCCGCCACGCCCGCAGCATGTGATCTGATTGAGTGGGAGTTGAATTTTTTACGTGAGGCGCCAGTTAAAATTATGTATCGAAAGTCCGATTCGAAAACAATCTAGTGAATCAGAGTGATATGTGTCCAATACAATCACGTGAGGTTATCGCTTTGTTGAGCCTCGGAGGCCAGTGTTAAATAATCCGGGATATATCGAGGTGTTTATGCAGTTTGTGGTATGGAATCGTCGCTGACAGACGTGTGGCGAGATGCAAGTCCTAGCTGGGTTTACGACGAGACCTTCGAAGCTTCTTTAAGAGAAAACTGTGATCGAGAAGATATAGCTCGTCAAGGCGCTCTCAGAAAACGTAAGAACAAATCGGTAACCATGGCGACCACAAAGTAttgtaggtacatgtacagtgtactatgTGACTGTGTTGCAGCATGTGAGATAGGCTCTATTGAGAGTTTAAATGAGCAAATCGGTGCTGCTGATAAGGTCTTACGAAGCAACTGCAAACCACTGGTGTTTGAAAAATCGTTAAATAAGAATAATGAGAGACTCGTGCAGTGTGATCAGATGGCTGGAAGAGCAGCTACTAAGAAAAAACTGAGTGTTTCCGAATCAGGAAAAACATGTTCGGAGACAGTTTGTGATACAAAACATCAACAGGTTGACTATGTTTCTTGAAAGTTTATTGATCTAGTTATTTATgatgacattaattaacattgtcaATATGTCATGTAGTCACTGCATCTACAAGACAAAGTTCCATCTGTAGAACCTGCTCTTGTGGAGgtgagattaattaataataattaataaataatatttaaacCAGAGTGAACGTTAAGACACTTGGGTTTGTTGCCAATGTTGTGGTACAGGGGCTGATCGTGACTTATGGGAGAAGTTAACATATATATGTAGCTGAAATGTGGATAGAGCTTTCTGCTTGTTGCTTGTATATAACGTGAATGAATGCAGCTTGGATTGACTGCATGTTAGGAGTTGAATGTCTTTCAACTTTAGCCTATACATTGTCTATTGATTTAATATGCTTGTGGCCATGCAGGTTGTTTACATTGTATGTTTactcttgtttgctgtttacttgtctgtaaGTATTGCGTTGCTTTTACAGCTTGCAGAATTTCCAGGCTACAACGAACATTGCCCTACTCCACTTCCCGAATCACTAGATAGCACAAATATATTACAGACTGTGATCAGGGCTCAAGCAGATCTACAAAGGAAGGTAGACCGATCTTGTCAAGTACATAAAACATACATTTTAGAAATTAGTTTTTATTGATCTCGTAGCCTACTTTTAAACAAGAGTGGATGAGGCTTTTTCTCTCTGACCAATCAGAGTCCATATTTTTAGATTGTTTTTGGGTCTACTTTCTTCAGAAATTTCAAGTACGTATCATGCAATCAGTTTAAGTAAATGCTGCTTTGGCAATAGCACGATGTGTTTAATTGGTTTTTAGCCTGATCAGTATGTACATGACAAGCTGTTCCATCGCACAGCCTTTAACTATATTGAGTTGTTGCAGCTGAACATTGATCCACAATACAGAGAGCCATTCTTTAAGGTAACAGTGTAGTCTGTTTTACCTTTTTTGGATTGTACATTTGGATTCAGGGTTGTTCAAGTACTTCTACTTTGTACACTCTTGCCATATTGAAGTGTTTAAATATAAACGGTATACCGTATGTATATTTTATCTACAGCGTTATCCAGATTGTATATCGCAAGCTGTGTATCACTCATTTTTTATTGCCTATCCAACTTCTTACCAGCAGTTTGGAGAAGACTTCAAAACAGGCGTATGCAATTTTGTACATCTCTGGCTGACAGGTTTTCTTGGTTTCTTGTCTATGCAATGGGTCTCTCTAATCACCACAAGTCTATTACACTTGTTAGGTATTCAGCCTGTTCCTCGTTTTTGGCTTACGTGGAATTTCGGAGTCTTGGAACCAGTAAATATGTACAAGATTGTGGCGGATCAGGAAAAAAGCAAAGAGAACGAGCTTGTGAAAGCAAGAAGTGAGATGTACAGCACTTTTACGATTTGGTCAGACGTATGCGATTATGTTTGAAATCTTAAGTTTAGAGAGATATTGACAAACTGGTGGAGAACATGCACACGagcaggcaaacaggcagactgGTGTTTATTCTTGTCAGTTAGCATAGTGTTTGGAGTCGTGCAAGGAAAGGCATTGCAATGACTGGGTTTATGTCTATTCATTTCTATTACTTAACTCCATCTTTCCATCATATATCTTGTCGATCGTACCTATTTGGCACATTGCTTGATGACTTGATGACTATTGTGTAAAACGAGTCCGTATTGTTAAGTTGCGAAGATGCACGCTATCAGTGGAAATTGCTTTTGGGTGTAGATATTGACGTCCACCAGATGCTGGGATTGCCACACGATATCTCATCACAAACAAACCTGGCCGTCAACCAATCAGGTTCTGCTGTTCAATATCAACCGAGTGACTCTAAATCAATCTCATCATCCAAAGACTCAACAGCAGTAACAACAAAGGGTGAACCAGCAACTCAGAGACTGAAAGAAAATGCACCCGGAACTACTCAACCAATTTCATGGACAGGCAGCGGTCACAAGAAACAACTGGGACAGAGACATGTAATTTCTTGCTGCCTTTTGGTAACCACAAgggttgtattgtgttgttgtagtcttGCCCTATAGGTCAAGGACCAGAGTTTGACCGATCGTTGTTCAACGTTAATGGACACAGTCCCCTGGTTGCATATTATTTGAGTGTTATGAGAGCTTCTCGCGACACAGAAGTGTTACAGCTCATGCAGAGAACGGAGATTACAAAATTACCACCATATCGCAATACTTTGTCACACATCTAGTTTATAGTTTGTAGACTGGTTTCTTTCTTTGGtctgagtgtgtatgtgtgtgtgtgtgtgcgcacgcgcgcgcgtgcgtgcacatgtgtgcatggatgcttctgtgtctgtctatttaaaAGCCATTTGACACACCACCTTAGATCGATAGAGATCCTATACAGTGTACTAATCAGAACAGACGTTTCATTGAACTCATGTGCTTTGTCTTTTACTGTGGTATTTCTTTGACTATGCTGTTCACGCTTGATTCAAAAACATACTCCAGCCTTGTAAGAGAATCAATGAAATTTACGAGGGAAACTGGCAGTAAATGCCAAAGGTACAATGTCAATACATCATTCAATGATTTGATTGTGGTGCTACTACATTCCCATGATTTTATGGTAGTCTTTGGGAAGATaaaagacaagaaactggCCGCCTTCATTTTCTCAGGGCAGCAGACCGGAGGGCTGATATCAAGTAAGACAAtgttgcaacacacacacacacacacacactcaacccCTAgctggtaattaattaaaggcatAGACTAATGATCATGCAGTATCACATCAAAAGTAGATGtgaatgttgttttgtttttcttctCAGAAAAGCAGAGAAACTTCTTGCACAAACTAAAGAAGTTAAATGGCTCAGCAATCTTTTGTCCACTGAGTTGTTGGTACGTACATTGGATTGTCAACCCACTAATTTAAATTAAGGATGTCATAACGCTTGTTTGATTCTAGCAACAGAATGTATCAGAAGAAAATCGAAAAATGGAGACTGCAGCAGCAGAGATAGCAAAGGTTCTTGCCATGCAAGAAATCAATTAATAACTGACGTTAGAACGTTACATTTCCATAACATAACAGGGTCTGCTCTTGTGTGATGGTAAGGTTGAATTGATGAAATGCATGTGTACTACAAGGATGCAAACATCCTGTTATTCTCTCCGTGTAGCTGGACCTGTTTATGCTAGTGAAATGAAATTTTGCAACAATGTCTATAGATAACCTGTTTATAGTATGTCTACTGTACCTTAATTACAAACTATTCATTCCCATTCCACTAAATTACAAAGCAACCACAAACTTCGAATAAGGAGACAAGCAGTATGTTTTGTGCAAATACAACTGACTAGCTGACTTGTTTGCCCTGGCAAGTTAAGTCAATATATTAGTTATCAAGTGCCAAGCATATGAAATGACTAGTGACTATGATTGCTATCATGTCGGGAATATCCAGCAAGTCTTTTATTCAGATTAGAGTACGAATTAATATCCAGTCTCTTGCTATTCCTGTGCCAAAAATGTTGAAATAACAGCATTGACCAAATTATGCTCTTGTTAACGTTACCCAAGCCGGACAGATGGCATGGAGGTCAGAGCATGTCTTGGCCCAAAATGGTTGATCGAGAGAATGTCTCTCAATCTGGACCTCCCAGCTCCACCAACAAATCAATCTGTTTCCCCCTTCCCCCCCCCCCGTTGGCAATCAAATGTGTCAATCTTTTACCTGGTTGTTTCCTTGACACTCATGAAGGGTCTGATGTATCTCCAGCTGCAGCAGCCTCTGCACCTTACATAGGTCTACTGCGCAGTTTAAGAGGTAGATGACAGATAAATGTCAGTTGCACATGAAAGTTGTGTCGGTGTCGCTTGGTTTATTTTTGCAGTGAATGAAATGATTGGGAAAGTAAGTTACTCTCAGGTGGTCAAAGCTGTCCATTTTAATTAGCCATAACAGACAGATTGGAACAGAAagtatattaataattaaatcatCAAAGTATTTTGTTTCACTACTTCAATTATCATCATGCTGAAACTGCTAACATTGACAATCTTGATGTTGTCAATTAATGCGACAAGATTCATGGTGAAGGGCTGATGCTACActgatatattttatttgaCCAGTAGAATTAGACATGAGAACACACCTCCAGTAAGTTATACTGGATATCCAAGATACGCCATCACAAATATTATCCTATCTCCTGTACTGTGATTCAGCCGTCAAATATAATGGAATACATCCAAATAGACCATACAGCTAGTGAGCAGCTTCAGGAACTCCCATTAGTCTGGCTACTAGCTTTACAGCATCAGGGATGGTCAACACCTTCTCTGCATCTGCATCATTTATCTCAACGCCTAGACAAAAGCCAATACATGAGCCTTCACAGCACTGCAAatcatcattattattattattacttattattgttattattagaTTTGTAACATACATATGCAGCAAACTAAAAAGTGATTGTCGTTGTGTTGGCCGTTACAGATGGGTATGTTTAATCATGAATTAGACTATTCTGGTGGGAAGGCTCTGTACTGGAAGCAGACACATTTTGAGCAGACATagccaccacacacacacacacgcacacacacacacacacacacacacacacacacacacacacagtacttTGGCCTCTTATGAGTATGCTAAttgttagtcacgtgactttacaAAGTCCTGTTATATTGGCTCATACAGTGTAGCTGAAATCGTGTAAATACTGCTGGCCTGTACACCCTTAGACTTTGTCAGATGAGCTAGCACCCttgaacactactacatacAGTACTCCTTGATTATTATCCCCCTCCCAAAGTCAAAGGTCACCTATGGGATGAGGCCATTCTAAAAATTGACACCTAGAGTGATAagtgattgattgattgattaactTCAACAGCATGCTTCTTACACTAAGAGTCCCAAATTAATGGAGGATGGTTGTAGGATACTAACACCCTATAATGGCATTCTTCCCATGCTGGGGCTCTACCTCAGTTTAGCCTCTATTTCATGCAACTACTAGAGGTAAGCGATTGACAAAGACTCCACCCTCTATTTACCAGAAGCATGCCATATCTACCTATCTTCAGTGTATAAAAGAGGGGTGCGTAAATGAATCTAGCACACTTAGAGCTTTCCAAT
This genomic window contains:
- the LOC134184543 gene encoding protein FAM227A-like isoform X1; translated protein: MESSLTDVWRDASPSWVYDETFEASLRENCDREDIARQGALRKPCEIGSIESLNEQIGAADKVLRSNCKPLVFEKSLNKNNERLVQCDQMAGRAATKKKLSVSESGKTCSETVCDTKHQQSLHLQDKVPSVEPALVELAEFPGYNEHCPTPLPESLDSTNILQTVIRAQADLQRKPTFKQEWMRLFLSDQSESIFLDCFWVYFLQKFQPDQYVHDKLFHRTAFNYIELLQLNIDPQYREPFFKRYPDCISQAVYHSFFIAYPTSYQQFGEDFKTGVCNFVHLWLTGIQPVPRFWLTWNFGVLEPVNMYKIVADQEKSKENELVKARNIDVHQMLGLPHDISSQTNLAVNQSGSAVQYQPSDSKSISSSKDSTAVTTKGEPATQRLKENAPGTTQPISWTGSGHKKQLGQRHSCPIGQGPEFDRSLFNVNGHSPLVAYYLSVMRASRDTEVLQLMQRTEITKLPPLDSKTYSSLVRESMKFTRETGSKCQSLWEDKRQETGRLHFLRAADRRADIKKAEKLLAQTKEVKWLSNLLSTELLQQNVSEENRKMETAAAEIAKGLLLCDGKVELMKCMCTTRMQTSCYSLRVAGPVYASEMKFCNNVYR
- the LOC134184543 gene encoding protein FAM227B-like isoform X2 produces the protein MAGRAATKKKLSVSESGKTCSETVCDTKHQQSLHLQDKVPSVEPALVELAEFPGYNEHCPTPLPESLDSTNILQTVIRAQADLQRKPTFKQEWMRLFLSDQSESIFLDCFWVYFLQKFQPDQYVHDKLFHRTAFNYIELLQLNIDPQYREPFFKRYPDCISQAVYHSFFIAYPTSYQQFGEDFKTGVCNFVHLWLTGIQPVPRFWLTWNFGVLEPVNMYKIVADQEKSKENELVKARNIDVHQMLGLPHDISSQTNLAVNQSGSAVQYQPSDSKSISSSKDSTAVTTKGEPATQRLKENAPGTTQPISWTGSGHKKQLGQRHSCPIGQGPEFDRSLFNVNGHSPLVAYYLSVMRASRDTEVLQLMQRTEITKLPPLDSKTYSSLVRESMKFTRETGSKCQSLWEDKRQETGRLHFLRAADRRADIKKAEKLLAQTKEVKWLSNLLSTELLQQNVSEENRKMETAAAEIAKGLLLCDGKVELMKCMCTTRMQTSCYSLRVAGPVYASEMKFCNNVYR